In one Sphingomonas sanguinis genomic region, the following are encoded:
- a CDS encoding TonB-dependent receptor domain-containing protein, with protein sequence MTYSWMGPRKLGLLATVAPLSMLLGAPALAQSVPAANQNAEANAQVAQGAEQADAGTGGDIVVTGSIIRGADTGVSPVSTITAENLDVRGINTVQAGIQALASNNGPALTNSFTANGAFASGASSVSLRGLSTNSTLVLFDGLRAAYYPLSDDGTRNFVDLNTIPDDIVDRVEVLRDGASSSYGADAIAGVVNIITKRSVKGVMGRAEAGISQRGYNANQRVSLTAGTGDLDEQGYNAYISGFYYRSEGVRASQLPAPYNSSDERGICSNRTGTLVCGPNGIANGLDQNNQYTNGFAIGTPNFYVRPADATNTTALGRYQLLNPAAGCLTGTPYNPTAAELALPANATAPGTVCQVDNQRLYGNITPDIERVGGSARFTAKIGDASEAYLQVNFQQATTSYTGTPTVIRANAPAGILFPQFSTSQNPTPAIDPNSGILALPVYVCPRTTVGACTATNGTLNPNNPFAAAGQVARLVGSLPNSFESTRTRSRVYRAAFGINGTIFDDVDYRFDATAMHTDLRLEQNGYVYIQHLLDVIKDGSYNFVNPGLNSQATLNYLTPTNITNDSSDLLQAQFTLGKAIMTLPGGDLRVAVGGSIFYEAIDAPSANSDENGPTQRYFRLNAFGTSGNRTVSSAFYEVNAPVVDQLTLNASGRYDHYSSGQSAFSPKFGAIFRPIRQVALRGTYSRGFRIPSFGEANALPTTGYVTQQLSSIPAAFLRQYSINPGANQICSAATPQFCSAYISNYSIGQTTLASQDLEPEKSRSFTAGIKVDPVRGLSLTVDYFNIRKTGAITTPDLSPAIAAYYAGGAIPTGFEVIPDAVDVNNPTATPKIAFVRSQLINAQTIKSEGIDFGVNGFYDFGAFRWNTNLNASLILELSTTVDGVRQTYVDTLGNFNLTAGSGTFEWKGNWVNTFDFGDFAFTGTVNYTSGYDLSAMDQGDAYKDCGQAPAYFGCRVKSYITADANASFKVNDKFTFYVNVLNVFNRLPPIDPVTYGAYLYNAVQGGDGIFGRQFRAGAKFNF encoded by the coding sequence ATGACCTATTCGTGGATGGGACCGCGCAAGCTGGGCCTGTTGGCTACCGTTGCGCCGTTGTCGATGCTGCTGGGTGCGCCCGCGCTGGCGCAGAGCGTGCCGGCCGCCAATCAGAATGCCGAAGCCAATGCCCAGGTGGCGCAGGGCGCCGAACAGGCGGATGCGGGCACCGGCGGCGATATCGTCGTCACCGGCTCGATCATTCGCGGCGCGGATACCGGCGTGTCGCCGGTGTCGACGATCACCGCCGAGAATCTCGACGTGCGCGGCATCAACACGGTGCAGGCGGGTATTCAGGCGCTGGCGTCGAACAACGGCCCGGCCCTGACCAACTCGTTCACCGCCAATGGCGCGTTTGCGAGCGGCGCCTCGTCGGTGTCGCTGCGCGGCCTGTCGACCAACTCGACGCTGGTGCTGTTCGACGGCCTGCGCGCCGCCTACTACCCGCTGTCGGATGACGGCACGCGCAACTTCGTCGACCTGAACACCATTCCCGACGACATCGTCGACCGCGTCGAAGTGCTGCGCGACGGCGCCTCGTCCAGCTACGGCGCGGACGCGATCGCGGGCGTGGTCAACATCATCACCAAGCGTTCGGTCAAGGGCGTGATGGGCCGCGCGGAAGCGGGTATCTCGCAGCGCGGCTACAATGCCAACCAGCGCGTCTCGCTGACCGCGGGCACCGGCGACCTCGATGAGCAGGGCTATAACGCCTATATCAGCGGCTTCTACTACCGCTCGGAAGGCGTCCGCGCGAGCCAGCTGCCCGCGCCCTATAACAGCAGCGACGAGCGCGGCATCTGCTCCAACCGCACCGGCACTTTGGTCTGCGGCCCGAACGGCATCGCCAATGGGCTGGATCAGAACAACCAGTATACCAACGGCTTCGCGATCGGCACGCCCAACTTCTACGTGCGCCCCGCCGATGCGACGAACACGACCGCGCTCGGTCGCTATCAGCTGCTGAACCCGGCGGCGGGCTGCCTGACCGGCACGCCGTACAATCCGACCGCCGCCGAACTGGCGCTGCCCGCCAACGCCACCGCACCGGGCACCGTCTGCCAGGTCGACAACCAGCGTCTGTACGGCAACATCACGCCCGATATCGAGCGTGTCGGCGGATCGGCGCGCTTCACCGCCAAGATCGGTGATGCGTCGGAAGCCTATCTGCAGGTCAATTTCCAGCAGGCGACGACCAGCTACACCGGCACGCCGACGGTGATCCGCGCCAATGCGCCCGCAGGCATCCTGTTCCCGCAATTCTCGACATCGCAGAACCCGACGCCCGCGATCGACCCGAATTCGGGTATCCTCGCGCTGCCGGTCTATGTCTGCCCGCGCACGACGGTCGGCGCATGCACCGCGACCAACGGGACGCTGAACCCGAACAACCCGTTCGCTGCCGCCGGTCAGGTCGCGCGTCTGGTCGGGTCGCTGCCGAACAGCTTCGAATCGACCCGTACCCGCAGCCGCGTCTATCGCGCCGCCTTCGGGATCAACGGCACGATCTTCGACGATGTCGATTACCGCTTCGACGCGACGGCGATGCACACCGATCTGCGCCTGGAGCAGAACGGCTATGTCTATATCCAGCACCTGCTCGACGTCATCAAGGACGGCAGCTACAACTTCGTCAATCCGGGCCTGAACAGCCAGGCGACGCTGAACTATCTGACGCCGACCAACATCACCAACGACAGCTCGGACCTGCTGCAGGCGCAGTTCACCCTGGGCAAGGCGATCATGACGCTGCCGGGCGGCGACCTGCGCGTCGCGGTCGGCGGCTCGATCTTCTACGAAGCGATCGACGCACCCAGCGCCAACTCGGACGAGAACGGCCCGACCCAGCGCTATTTCCGCCTTAACGCCTTCGGCACCAGCGGCAACCGCACCGTCTCGTCGGCCTTTTACGAGGTCAACGCGCCGGTCGTCGATCAGCTGACGCTCAACGCCTCGGGTCGCTACGACCATTATTCGAGCGGCCAGAGCGCCTTCTCGCCCAAATTCGGCGCGATCTTCCGGCCGATCCGCCAGGTCGCCCTGCGCGGCACCTATTCGCGCGGTTTCCGCATCCCCTCGTTCGGCGAGGCGAATGCGCTGCCCACCACGGGCTACGTGACGCAGCAGCTGAGCAGCATCCCGGCGGCGTTCCTGCGCCAGTACAGCATCAATCCGGGCGCCAACCAGATCTGCTCGGCGGCGACCCCGCAATTCTGCTCGGCCTATATCTCCAACTATTCGATCGGGCAGACCACGCTGGCGTCGCAGGATCTGGAGCCTGAAAAGTCGCGAAGCTTCACCGCCGGGATCAAGGTCGATCCGGTGCGCGGCCTGTCGCTGACCGTCGATTACTTCAACATCCGCAAGACCGGGGCAATCACCACGCCCGACCTGTCGCCCGCCATCGCCGCTTATTATGCGGGCGGTGCGATCCCGACCGGGTTCGAGGTCATCCCGGATGCGGTCGACGTCAACAACCCGACCGCCACGCCGAAGATCGCCTTCGTCCGTTCGCAGCTTATCAATGCCCAGACGATCAAGTCGGAAGGCATCGATTTCGGCGTCAACGGCTTCTACGATTTCGGCGCGTTCCGCTGGAACACCAACCTGAACGCCAGCCTCATCCTGGAGCTGAGCACGACGGTCGACGGCGTTCGCCAGACCTATGTCGACACGCTCGGCAACTTCAACCTGACGGCCGGTTCGGGCACGTTCGAGTGGAAGGGCAACTGGGTCAACACGTTCGACTTCGGCGACTTCGCGTTCACCGGTACGGTCAACTACACCTCGGGCTATGACCTGTCGGCGATGGACCAGGGCGATGCGTACAAGGATTGCGGCCAGGCTCCGGCCTATTTCGGCTGCCGCGTGAAGAGCTACATCACCGCGGATGCGAACGCGTCGTTCAAGGTCAACGACAAGTTCACATTCTATGTGAACGTGCTCAACGTCTTCAACCGCCTGCCTCCGATCGATCCGGTCACTTACGGCGCGTATCTCTACAACGCGGTGCAGGGCGGCGATGGCATCTTCGGCCGCCAGTTCCGCGCGGGCGCCAAGTTCAACTTCTAA
- the clpB gene encoding ATP-dependent chaperone ClpB has translation MNLEKFTDRAKGFLQAAQTVAIRNSHQRIAPEHLLKALIEDDQGMASGLIQAAGGDAKRVERETDAALAKIPAVSGSGAQSSPGLDNDLVRVLDQAEQVAQKAGDSFVTVERLLLALALASTNAAGKALAAGGVNPQALNGAIEQLRQGRTADTAGAEDRYDALKKFARDLTQVARDGKLDPVIGRDEEIRRTIQILARRTKNNPALIGEPGVGKTAIAEGLALRIANGDVPDTLKDRKLMALDMGALIAGAKYRGEFEERLKGVLDEVKAAEGDIILFIDEMHTLIGAGKGDGAMDASNLLKPALARGELHCVGATTLDEYRKYVEKDPALQRRFQPVFVGEPTVEDTISILRGLKEKYELHHGVRITDGALVAAATLSNRYITDRFLPDKAIDLMDEAASRIRMEVESKPEEIETLDRRILRLKIEREGLRRESDPASIDRLGHLEEELANLEEQSHALTQRWQAEKDKIAGESRLKEQLDQARIELDQAQRSGDLAKAGELSYGRIPQLEKQLAEAQSATEGAMLREEVTADDIAGVVSRWTGVPVDRMLQGEREKLLRMEEVIGKRVIGQEDAVRAVSTAVRRARAGLQDPNRPLGSFLFLGPTGVGKTELTKALAEFLFDDPSAMVRIDMSEFMEKHSVARLIGAPPGYVGYEEGGVLTEAVRRRPYQVVLFDEVEKAHGDVFNVLLQVLDDGRLTDGQGRTVDFSNTLIILTSNLGSQYLASVEDGQSIESVEPQVMEIVRGHFRPEFLNRLDEIILFHRLGQSHMGPIVDIQVGRVAKLLADRKITLHLTDAAREWLGRVGYDPVYGARPLRRAVQRHLQDPLAEEILRGNVKDGATVTVDEGDGKLALSVA, from the coding sequence ATGAATCTCGAAAAATTCACCGACCGCGCGAAAGGCTTTCTGCAAGCCGCGCAAACCGTAGCGATCCGCAACAGCCATCAGCGTATCGCCCCCGAACATCTTTTGAAGGCCTTGATCGAGGACGATCAGGGCATGGCGTCCGGCCTGATCCAGGCGGCGGGCGGCGATGCCAAGCGCGTCGAGCGCGAGACCGACGCCGCACTGGCCAAGATCCCGGCCGTCTCCGGCTCGGGCGCGCAATCGTCGCCCGGCCTCGACAATGATCTGGTCCGCGTGCTCGACCAGGCCGAACAGGTCGCGCAAAAGGCGGGCGACAGCTTCGTCACCGTCGAGCGGCTGCTGCTCGCGCTCGCGCTGGCCTCGACCAATGCGGCGGGCAAGGCGCTGGCGGCGGGCGGGGTGAATCCCCAAGCGCTGAACGGGGCGATCGAACAGCTACGCCAGGGCCGTACCGCCGACACGGCGGGCGCGGAGGACCGCTATGACGCGCTGAAGAAATTCGCCCGCGATCTCACCCAGGTGGCGCGCGACGGTAAGCTCGACCCCGTGATCGGCCGCGACGAGGAAATCCGCCGCACCATCCAGATTCTCGCCCGCCGGACCAAGAACAACCCCGCGCTGATCGGCGAACCCGGCGTCGGCAAGACCGCGATCGCGGAGGGCCTCGCGCTGCGCATCGCCAATGGCGACGTGCCCGACACGCTGAAGGACCGCAAGCTGATGGCGCTCGACATGGGCGCGCTGATCGCGGGTGCCAAATATCGCGGCGAGTTCGAGGAGCGGCTGAAGGGCGTGCTCGACGAGGTGAAGGCCGCCGAGGGCGACATCATCCTGTTCATCGACGAAATGCACACGCTGATTGGCGCAGGCAAAGGCGACGGGGCGATGGACGCCTCCAACCTGCTCAAGCCCGCCCTCGCGCGCGGTGAGCTGCACTGCGTCGGCGCGACCACGCTCGACGAGTATCGCAAGTACGTCGAAAAGGACCCCGCGCTCCAGCGGCGCTTCCAGCCCGTCTTCGTCGGCGAGCCGACGGTCGAGGATACCATCTCGATCCTGCGAGGGCTGAAGGAAAAGTACGAACTCCATCACGGCGTGCGCATCACCGACGGTGCGCTGGTGGCGGCGGCGACCTTGTCCAACCGCTACATCACCGACCGCTTCCTGCCCGACAAGGCGATCGACCTGATGGACGAGGCCGCCAGTCGCATCCGCATGGAGGTGGAGTCCAAGCCCGAGGAGATCGAGACGCTCGACCGCCGCATCCTGCGCCTGAAGATCGAGCGCGAGGGGCTGCGCCGCGAAAGCGACCCGGCCAGTATCGACCGGCTCGGCCATCTGGAGGAAGAACTCGCCAATCTGGAGGAACAGTCGCACGCGCTGACCCAGCGCTGGCAGGCCGAGAAGGACAAGATCGCGGGCGAGTCGCGCTTGAAGGAACAACTCGACCAGGCGCGGATCGAACTCGACCAGGCGCAGCGCAGCGGCGATTTGGCCAAGGCGGGCGAGCTGTCCTATGGCCGCATCCCGCAGCTGGAAAAGCAACTGGCCGAGGCGCAGTCCGCGACCGAGGGCGCGATGCTGCGCGAGGAAGTCACCGCCGACGATATCGCGGGCGTGGTCAGCCGCTGGACCGGGGTGCCGGTCGACCGGATGCTCCAGGGCGAGCGCGAGAAGCTGCTCCGCATGGAGGAGGTGATCGGCAAGCGCGTGATCGGGCAGGAGGATGCGGTCCGCGCCGTCTCCACCGCCGTCCGCCGTGCGCGCGCCGGGCTACAGGACCCCAACCGGCCGCTGGGCTCGTTCCTGTTCCTCGGCCCGACGGGCGTCGGCAAGACCGAGCTGACCAAGGCGCTTGCCGAATTCCTGTTCGACGACCCCTCGGCCATGGTGCGCATCGACATGAGCGAGTTCATGGAGAAGCACAGCGTCGCCCGGCTGATCGGCGCTCCTCCCGGCTATGTCGGCTATGAGGAAGGCGGCGTCCTGACCGAGGCGGTGCGGCGCAGGCCCTATCAGGTCGTGCTGTTCGACGAGGTGGAGAAGGCGCATGGCGACGTGTTCAACGTGCTGCTCCAGGTGCTGGACGATGGCCGCCTGACCGATGGCCAGGGGCGGACCGTCGACTTCTCGAACACGCTCATCATCCTGACCTCGAACCTGGGCAGCCAGTATCTGGCGAGCGTCGAGGACGGGCAGAGCATCGAGAGCGTCGAGCCGCAGGTGATGGAGATCGTGCGCGGCCATTTCCGCCCCGAATTCCTCAACCGGCTGGACGAGATCATCCTGTTCCACCGCCTGGGCCAGAGCCATATGGGCCCGATCGTCGACATCCAGGTGGGCAGAGTCGCCAAGCTGCTGGCCGATCGCAAGATTACGCTGCACCTGACCGACGCCGCGCGGGAATGGCTGGGCCGGGTGGGTTACGACCCGGTATATGGCGCGCGCCCCTTGCGCCGCGCGGTCCAACGCCACCTCCAGGACCCGCTGGCCGAGGAAATCCTGCGCGGGAATGTCAAAGACGGCGCGACCGTGACCGTCGACGAGGGCGACGGGAAACTGGCGCTGTCGGTCGCTTGA
- a CDS encoding M16 family metallopeptidase, with product MRIKSVALTGAAALAFVLPGQAVTAQATNAAKAAAQPAPVSALVKAVDIPYQTFTLKNGLRVVVHTDRKAPVVAVSVWYDVGSKHEPKGKTGFAHLFEHLMFNGSENAPGDFFTPLKSVGATDYNGTTYFDRTNYFETVPTAALDRALFLESDRMGYLLGAVTQGVLDEQRGVVQNEKRQGDNQPYGLTQYKVLSGLFPEGHPYAHSTIGSMADLDAASLDTVKDWFRSHYGPNNAVLVLAGDIDVATAKPLVEKYFGVIQPGPKSVLPTVTIPTLPAPVNEVMKDRVAAVMISRNWAVPGLNDPESASLVVAGSILGGLASSRLDNILVKQEKLAVQVSAGDRPFSQVGMFNMMAIVRPGVDPALVDKRMGEILADFLKNGPTADEVRRAVTRYVSGRVQGLESVGGFGGKAVALAEGALYSNDPGEYKKQLLAIAAQTPATVKAAADKWLSRPAYTLTVVPGARDAYEEAKVPPRADVPAAPDQPAKGTRGGLPEVGQVKPLSFPAVQRSRLANGIELIYAQRTAVPVTQIATSFDAGIAADVPGKLGTQRMVQAMLDEGTTRRNTIAIAEEQERLGASIGSSASNDRTVVNLDVPSINLAPALDLYADILRNPAFPDPELARVKAQTLASIKQELTSPQGLAGRVLPPLVYGPTSPYAKALGAGDPAAVAAMTREQLIAFQQAWLRPDKAKIFVTSDRPLAEIKAALDRVFGDWKGNGAAGVKNFTAGQPSAPKIVLVNRPDSPQSIILAGAPTTLKGTDNLLIQNTANDALGGSFLGRINMDLRESKHWSYGVNGGFRTSEFAAPYIMSAPVQADKTGPSIDALRTDVAEFLTTKPMDQVEYDRAITGAIRSLSGNFETSDAVLSAMQANDLYRRPDNYYATITQRYQAMTLPELNKSIQAALNPKSFVWVVVGDAKTVKPQLDTLGLPVEVIEPAAVVAPAPAAQ from the coding sequence ATGCGTATCAAGTCCGTGGCGCTGACCGGCGCCGCCGCCCTTGCGTTCGTCCTGCCGGGGCAGGCCGTGACAGCCCAGGCGACCAATGCCGCGAAGGCCGCCGCCCAGCCCGCGCCCGTCTCGGCGCTCGTGAAGGCGGTCGACATCCCCTATCAGACCTTCACGCTGAAGAACGGCTTGCGCGTCGTCGTCCATACCGATCGCAAGGCGCCCGTCGTCGCGGTCAGCGTGTGGTATGACGTCGGGTCGAAGCACGAGCCGAAGGGCAAGACGGGCTTTGCGCATCTGTTCGAGCATCTGATGTTCAACGGCTCGGAAAACGCACCGGGCGATTTCTTCACGCCGCTCAAGTCGGTGGGCGCGACCGACTATAACGGCACCACCTATTTCGACCGGACCAACTATTTCGAGACGGTGCCGACCGCCGCGCTCGATCGTGCGCTGTTCCTGGAATCGGATCGCATGGGCTATCTGCTCGGCGCAGTGACGCAAGGGGTGCTCGACGAGCAGCGCGGCGTCGTCCAGAACGAAAAGCGCCAGGGCGACAACCAGCCCTATGGCCTGACCCAGTATAAGGTGCTGAGCGGCCTGTTCCCCGAAGGGCATCCCTATGCCCATTCGACCATCGGCTCGATGGCCGACCTTGATGCGGCGTCGCTCGACACGGTGAAGGACTGGTTCCGGAGCCATTATGGCCCGAACAATGCCGTGCTGGTGCTGGCGGGCGATATCGACGTCGCCACCGCCAAGCCTTTGGTGGAGAAATATTTCGGCGTGATCCAGCCGGGGCCGAAGAGCGTCCTGCCGACCGTCACCATCCCGACGCTGCCCGCACCGGTCAACGAGGTGATGAAGGACCGCGTGGCGGCCGTCATGATTAGTCGCAACTGGGCGGTGCCGGGGCTGAACGATCCCGAGAGCGCCTCGCTGGTCGTGGCGGGCTCGATCCTGGGCGGGCTCGCCTCGTCGCGGCTCGACAATATTTTGGTCAAGCAGGAAAAGCTGGCGGTGCAGGTGTCGGCGGGCGACCGGCCTTTCTCACAGGTCGGCATGTTCAACATGATGGCGATCGTCCGCCCCGGCGTCGACCCGGCGCTGGTCGACAAGCGGATGGGCGAGATCCTGGCCGACTTCCTAAAGAACGGCCCGACCGCCGACGAGGTGCGGCGCGCCGTGACCCGCTATGTCTCGGGTCGTGTCCAAGGGCTGGAATCGGTCGGCGGCTTCGGCGGCAAGGCGGTGGCGCTGGCCGAGGGGGCGCTCTACTCGAACGATCCGGGCGAGTATAAGAAGCAGTTGCTGGCGATCGCGGCGCAAACGCCCGCCACCGTCAAGGCGGCGGCGGACAAGTGGCTGTCGCGTCCGGCCTATACGCTGACCGTCGTGCCGGGTGCGCGCGATGCCTATGAAGAGGCCAAGGTGCCGCCGCGCGCCGACGTTCCCGCCGCCCCCGATCAGCCCGCCAAGGGCACGCGCGGGGGCCTGCCCGAGGTCGGACAGGTCAAGCCGCTGAGCTTCCCGGCGGTCCAGCGCAGCCGCCTGGCGAACGGGATCGAGCTGATCTACGCGCAGCGGACCGCCGTGCCGGTGACGCAGATCGCGACCTCGTTCGATGCCGGTATCGCCGCCGACGTGCCGGGCAAGCTGGGCACGCAGCGCATGGTGCAGGCGATGCTCGACGAGGGCACCACCCGCCGCAACACCATCGCGATCGCCGAGGAGCAGGAGCGGCTCGGCGCCTCGATCGGGTCGAGCGCGTCGAACGACCGCACCGTCGTCAACCTCGACGTGCCCAGCATCAACCTGGCGCCCGCGCTCGATCTTTATGCCGACATCCTGCGCAATCCGGCCTTCCCCGATCCCGAACTGGCGCGGGTGAAGGCGCAGACGCTGGCCAGCATCAAGCAGGAACTGACCAGCCCGCAGGGGCTGGCGGGCCGTGTCCTGCCGCCCCTCGTCTATGGGCCGACCAGCCCCTATGCCAAGGCGCTGGGTGCGGGTGATCCGGCGGCGGTCGCGGCGATGACCCGCGAACAGCTGATCGCATTCCAGCAGGCCTGGCTGCGTCCCGACAAGGCGAAGATCTTCGTCACCTCGGACCGCCCGCTGGCCGAGATCAAGGCGGCGCTGGACCGCGTGTTCGGCGACTGGAAGGGTAACGGCGCGGCGGGCGTGAAGAACTTCACCGCCGGCCAGCCCTCGGCGCCGAAGATCGTTCTTGTGAACCGACCCGACAGCCCGCAGTCGATCATCCTCGCAGGCGCGCCGACGACGCTGAAGGGCACCGACAATCTGCTGATCCAGAATACCGCCAATGACGCACTGGGCGGCAGCTTCCTGGGCCGGATCAACATGGATCTGCGCGAGAGCAAGCATTGGTCCTACGGCGTCAATGGCGGCTTCCGGACCTCCGAATTCGCAGCGCCCTATATCATGTCGGCACCCGTTCAGGCCGACAAGACCGGCCCGTCGATCGACGCGCTGCGCACCGATGTGGCCGAATTCCTGACCACCAAGCCGATGGACCAGGTCGAATATGATCGCGCGATCACCGGGGCGATTCGCTCGCTGTCGGGCAATTTCGAAACCTCGGATGCGGTGTTGTCTGCGATGCAGGCCAACGACCTGTATCGCCGCCCGGACAATTATTACGCGACGATCACCCAGCGTTATCAGGCGATGACGCTGCCCGAGCTGAACAAGTCGATCCAGGCGGCGTTGAACCCCAAGAGCTTCGTCTGGGTGGTGGTCGGCGATGCCAAGACGGTCAAGCCGCAGCTCGACACGCTGGGCCTGCCCGTCGAGGTGATCGAACCGGCGGCGGTCGTCGCACCCGCCCCGGCGGCGCAATAA
- a CDS encoding DUF885 domain-containing protein — MIDRRHFLGGSAALAVAAGSEGVVAQNTASARLTALFDTLVQEQLRRSPEGATSLGLDTGANADLRSQLADQSPAGIAAAKAATQADLTRLEAIDPATLSPEERIDLESILYTRRSAQAVQAFDFGGYSYGPSPYVVSQLSGAYQSVPDFLDTKHKIASAGDTDAYLMRLRAFARQIDAQTDRMRHDAGQGVVPPDFILDLALEQMGKTRQPADQALVVQSLARRTAEKGLGDRYAAQATQIYDAELLPALDRQIAYAKGLRAKATHDAGVWKLREGAAYYPVALKANTTTSFSPDEVHRFGRDQAAMLSARLDALLRKQGYTKGTMGERMAALYKNPDQLYPNTDEGKRAAIAYCNARLDAIRTRLPQVFERIPPYGFEVRRVPPQTEAGAAAAFAQGPAIDGSRPGLVYFNLKDSADWPKFCLATTVYHEGLPGHQMEGGLALSNTRLPLIRKINGFSGYGEGWALYAEQLADEIGMYDDDPLGQLGYLKFLLFRANRCVVDTGLHHLRWTREQAIRHFVEAEGEAEGFATREVERYCVNPGQAASYKLGHSVFVDIRDSAKRQKGDRFDLKAFHTAVLRHGRVPLDVLRRIGEEWARA, encoded by the coding sequence ATGATAGACCGGCGGCATTTCCTGGGCGGATCGGCGGCACTGGCCGTAGCGGCGGGCAGCGAAGGCGTCGTGGCGCAGAACACCGCGTCGGCCCGACTGACCGCATTGTTCGACACGCTGGTCCAGGAACAGCTCCGCCGCAGCCCGGAGGGCGCGACCAGTCTCGGCCTCGACACCGGCGCCAATGCCGATCTGCGCAGCCAACTCGCCGACCAGTCACCTGCCGGAATCGCCGCCGCAAAGGCTGCGACCCAGGCAGACCTGACCCGGCTGGAGGCGATCGACCCCGCCACCCTGTCGCCCGAGGAACGGATCGACCTCGAATCGATCCTCTACACCCGTCGCTCGGCGCAGGCCGTGCAGGCGTTCGACTTCGGCGGCTATTCCTATGGCCCCAGCCCCTATGTCGTGTCGCAGCTGTCGGGGGCCTATCAATCCGTCCCCGACTTCCTCGACACCAAGCACAAGATCGCCAGCGCGGGCGATACCGACGCCTATCTGATGCGGCTGCGCGCCTTTGCCCGCCAGATCGATGCGCAGACCGACCGGATGCGCCATGACGCCGGGCAGGGCGTGGTGCCGCCCGACTTCATCCTCGACCTCGCGCTCGAACAGATGGGCAAGACGCGCCAGCCCGCCGACCAGGCGCTGGTCGTCCAGTCGCTCGCGCGGCGAACGGCGGAGAAGGGGCTGGGCGATCGCTATGCCGCGCAGGCGACGCAGATCTACGACGCTGAATTACTGCCGGCGCTCGACCGCCAGATCGCCTATGCCAAGGGCTTGCGGGCCAAGGCGACGCATGATGCGGGCGTGTGGAAACTGCGCGAGGGTGCGGCCTATTATCCGGTCGCGCTGAAGGCCAATACCACGACCAGCTTCTCGCCCGACGAGGTGCACCGTTTTGGACGCGATCAGGCGGCGATGCTGTCGGCGCGGCTCGACGCGCTGCTCAGGAAACAGGGCTACACCAAGGGCACGATGGGGGAGCGCATGGCCGCGCTCTACAAGAATCCTGACCAGCTCTATCCCAATACCGATGAGGGCAAGCGCGCCGCCATTGCCTATTGCAACGCCCGGCTCGACGCGATCCGCACCCGCCTGCCGCAGGTGTTCGAGCGGATACCCCCTTATGGTTTCGAGGTGCGCCGCGTGCCGCCGCAGACCGAGGCCGGGGCGGCGGCGGCCTTTGCGCAGGGCCCCGCTATCGACGGCTCGCGTCCCGGCCTGGTCTATTTCAACCTGAAGGACAGCGCCGACTGGCCCAAATTCTGTCTGGCGACGACGGTCTATCATGAAGGGCTGCCGGGGCATCAGATGGAGGGCGGCCTTGCGCTGTCGAACACCCGCCTGCCGCTGATCCGCAAGATCAACGGTTTCTCCGGCTATGGCGAGGGCTGGGCGCTCTATGCCGAGCAGCTGGCGGACGAGATCGGCATGTATGACGACGATCCCCTGGGGCAGCTGGGCTATCTCAAATTCCTGCTGTTCCGCGCCAATCGCTGCGTCGTCGATACCGGGCTGCACCATCTGCGTTGGACCCGCGAACAGGCGATCCGCCACTTCGTCGAGGCCGAGGGCGAGGCGGAGGGTTTCGCCACGCGCGAGGTGGAGCGTTACTGCGTCAATCCCGGCCAGGCGGCGAGCTACAAGCTCGGCCATTCGGTGTTCGTGGACATTCGCGATTCGGCGAAGAGGCAGAAGGGCGACCGCTTCGACCTGAAGGCGTTCCACACCGCCGTCCTGCGCCATGGCCGCGTGCCGCTCGACGTGCTGCGCCGGATCGGGGAGGAATGGGCGCGGGCTTGA
- a CDS encoding energy transducer TonB, whose protein sequence is MRVSASIGLDGGRRRTAVIATVVVHALFVALLLWGAPRHRLIDDSERPSLMLFDLPRPPEPLPVTVPPPPVLPTPVKREAVVIRSTAGGGSPRPVRAAPAEQAAPKAVMPARFDTVDLPAPAADIGAELPLRAGTAISDGAGSGIASGRGTGGEGHGTGNGQGNGDGPGQGRLRYALAEWIEKPSQALIDEAFPRMARHGGVSGVAVLLCVVPTPGKPKSCTVAAERPKGRGFGAAALGLYPQFRIRPVMKGNEVIQAQVLVPVTFTVRR, encoded by the coding sequence ATGCGGGTCAGCGCTTCGATCGGGCTGGACGGGGGGCGGCGGCGAACGGCCGTCATCGCGACGGTAGTGGTTCATGCCCTATTCGTGGCGTTGCTCCTCTGGGGGGCGCCACGGCATCGTCTGATCGATGACTCCGAACGGCCGAGCCTGATGCTGTTCGATCTGCCGCGCCCACCCGAACCGCTTCCCGTCACGGTACCGCCGCCGCCGGTGCTGCCCACCCCGGTCAAGCGCGAAGCCGTTGTCATTCGTTCCACCGCCGGGGGCGGATCGCCGCGTCCGGTACGCGCCGCCCCGGCGGAACAAGCGGCCCCGAAGGCCGTCATGCCCGCGCGGTTCGATACGGTCGACCTGCCCGCTCCTGCGGCGGACATCGGTGCCGAATTGCCGCTGCGGGCCGGCACCGCCATCTCCGACGGTGCGGGGAGCGGCATCGCCAGCGGACGGGGCACGGGCGGCGAGGGGCATGGCACCGGCAATGGACAGGGCAATGGCGACGGTCCGGGGCAGGGGCGGCTACGCTATGCACTGGCCGAATGGATTGAGAAGCCGAGCCAGGCCCTGATCGACGAGGCGTTCCCCCGCATGGCCCGGCATGGCGGGGTCAGCGGCGTGGCGGTGCTTCTCTGCGTCGTGCCGACACCGGGCAAACCCAAAAGCTGCACGGTCGCGGCGGAGCGGCCCAAGGGGCGCGGTTTCGGCGCGGCGGCGTTGGGCCTTTATCCCCAGTTCCGCATCCGGCCGGTGATGAAGGGCAATGAAGTCATCCAGGCCCAGGTGCTGGTGCCCGTGACCTTCACCGTCCGCCGATAG